GTCTCGAACTTGCCGTTGGCCTCGGCGATCTGGCCGGGTCGCACGAGCGACGGGATGACGCTCTGGTACGAGACGTCGAAGAACACGGTCGCGATGCCCATCACGAGGGCGACGGCCACCATGTGCCAGATCTGCAGGGCGCCGAGCACCCAGAGCAGGGGGAGGGATGCCAGGGCGAGCGCCCGCACGAGGTCCGCGACGATCATGACGTGGCGTTTGCGCATGCGGTCGATCCACGCGCCGGCGGGGAGTCCCACCACGAGGAACGCGGCAGTGCCGGCGGCGTTCAGCACTCCGATCTCGAACTCCGTCGCGTGCAGGAGCAGCACGGCGAGAACCGGCAGGGCGAGCTCGGTGATCTGCGCCCCGAACTGACTGAGCGCCTGACCGCTCCACATCGTGAGGAAGTTGCGGTCGCGCCACAGTGACCCGAGCGAGACGTCGGCGGGAGCCGTGGTGAGGTCTTCCGGCTGAACCGATTGAGACATGTCGATCAGTCTGCGAGAGTGATTGGGAAAAGTCAATCACGGGAGTAGGATCAGTGCATGGACGATGACGAGGCGCGTGCCGCAGGCCGTGCGCTGAGTTCGCCGCTGCGGCTGCGCATTCTGCGACTGTGCCGCTTCGACGCGCGGACGAACAAGGAGCTCGCCGACCTGCTCGAGCTGAACCCCGGCACGATGCTCCATCACGTGCGCACACTCGTGGACACCGGCTTCCTCGCGCCGCAGCCCGAGCGCAGCGGGGCGCAGGGCGCCCGTGAGGTGCCGTATCTGGCGACCGGCCGGTCATGGAACGCGCCGATGGAGAACGCCCCGGCGCTGATCATGGAGACCGTGCGCCAGCAGGTCGCCCTCGCTGACCCTGACCGCATCTACTTCGGATGGCTCGGCCTTCGGCTGTCCGAGGCGCACAGGGACGAGCTCCATGGGCGGCTCAACGCCCTGTTCGCGGAGTACAAAGACCGGGAACCCGACGCCGACGGCGCAGACTACTCCCTCGCGGTGTTCCTGCACCCCGAAGGCACGCCCCCGGCATCCACCAGCCCCTGAGCGAGCAGCCCTACGCGTCGACGAGGAGTGAGTCGGCGGCCGAACGCCGGACGCGCGGCGCGGCCTCGCGCTCGCGCAGTGCCTCGGATGCCGATGCCGCATCGCCCAGCGTGCCGACGGCCATCACGGTCACGGCGGCGAGGCCGTCACCGAAGCCGAACGCCTCGGCGATCGCGTCGCGGTCGAATCCGCCCATCTGGTGCGTGTGCAGGCCCGAGGCGTGCGCCTGCACGGTGAAGTACGCGGCGGCCTGGCCGGTGTCGTAGACGGCCCAGCCCAGCGGCTTGTCGTCGAGCGTGGCGACGGCGGCGAACACGACCAGCACGGCGGCATCGCCGGCCCAGGTCTGGTTGAAGCCGATGAGGGACCCGACGATCGCCGCGTGCGCCTCAGTGCCGCGGCGCGCGACGACGAACCGCCACGGCTGGGTGTTGCTGGCCGACGGCGCCCACCGTGCCGCTTCGAGGGCGCTGGC
This DNA window, taken from Microbacterium invictum, encodes the following:
- a CDS encoding helix-turn-helix domain-containing protein; translation: MDDDEARAAGRALSSPLRLRILRLCRFDARTNKELADLLELNPGTMLHHVRTLVDTGFLAPQPERSGAQGAREVPYLATGRSWNAPMENAPALIMETVRQQVALADPDRIYFGWLGLRLSEAHRDELHGRLNALFAEYKDREPDADGADYSLAVFLHPEGTPPASTSP
- a CDS encoding nitroreductase family protein, coding for MHTTLTRTATVDAPILDVLAERWSTRIFDAETPIDEAALASALEAARWAPSASNTQPWRFVVARRGTEAHAAIVGSLIGFNQTWAGDAAVLVVFAAVATLDDKPLGWAVYDTGQAAAYFTVQAHASGLHTHQMGGFDRDAIAEAFGFGDGLAAVTVMAVGTLGDAASASEALREREAAPRVRRSAADSLLVDA